In one window of Haloimpatiens sp. FM7315 DNA:
- a CDS encoding CsxC family protein, which produces MPICNSTVDPKTLCLCNNTQITPQGTNGPLVAKIPVVLAETEIQIDTEAEITFPEPYAEIKRITKDVYLTQCKLIPGTGTSEDGVPTSGKLFIAGYIRKNIQYATTECVSSSIVGGVIKDLTVDVNFQGVTEIIYSRAPIFEYAPNEDEIDFTCTPCNCSCSDVTLGKIPCEQVYRHRVIFNEKPFCELISSRIYEYDTHTNPTVVSQNFPDRVVYNSLTEKMVVYITLKVLQLQQVNID; this is translated from the coding sequence ATGCCTATATGCAATTCAACTGTAGACCCAAAAACTTTGTGCTTATGCAATAATACCCAAATAACTCCTCAAGGTACTAATGGACCTTTAGTTGCAAAAATTCCTGTGGTTTTAGCTGAAACCGAAATTCAAATAGATACTGAGGCCGAGATAACTTTTCCTGAGCCTTATGCAGAAATAAAGAGAATAACTAAAGACGTATATTTAACTCAATGTAAGTTAATACCAGGAACTGGAACTAGTGAAGATGGAGTTCCAACTTCAGGTAAATTATTTATAGCAGGTTATATAAGAAAAAATATACAATATGCAACTACTGAATGTGTAAGTTCTTCAATAGTAGGTGGAGTTATAAAAGATCTAACTGTAGACGTAAACTTCCAAGGCGTTACTGAAATAATATATAGCAGAGCACCTATTTTTGAATATGCTCCAAATGAAGATGAAATAGATTTTACTTGTACTCCATGTAACTGTAGTTGTAGTGATGTAACTCTTGGTAAAATACCATGTGAGCAAGTTTATAGACACAGAGTAATATTTAATGAAAAACCATTTTGTGAATTAATATCCTCAAGAATTTATGAATATGACACTCATACAAATCCAACAGTGGTAAGCCAAAATTTTCCAGATAGAGTAGTATACAACAGTTTAACAGAGAAAATGGTAGTATATATTACCCTTAAAGTTTTACAACTTCAGCAAGTAAATATAGATTAG
- a CDS encoding S41 family peptidase: protein MNNKKKSKVKLRLRALFLAFLFVLAIPTTALASTLDEVRELIKSYYIYDVDESVYKQKDISSTLEKLNDIYSTYMTKEQYDSFTGNIDMKYEGVGLLLSPTENYMLVAGVIPDSSAEKEGVKANDVIVEVNGHKIGKDNLIDAYIYLKGEVGSYINIVVKRKEELLSFKLQIKEITLPTVTSKTMERDIGYININSFGEDTEKEFKDKLYSMKDKAKGFIIDLRNNGGGYMTSAINIAGYFIGDSPSITVKNKQGYSESYNSDKKEYTIDKPVVFLINEGTASASEILSAAVKDYGKAFFIGNNSYGKGVAQSLFKLSDGSYLKLTTLKFTSPYGNEINKVGIKPNITCKDVDENLMDLAQSILSEADFKLDMAAFKKNVKVRFNMELDDSSFKDNVKLIDCTTGEYLNFKMEKSKEDEKELLVTPKDGFIVNRKYVLFLGTGVKSKTGAKLKNRQIIKLNVNK from the coding sequence ATGAATAATAAAAAGAAATCCAAGGTTAAATTAAGATTAAGGGCATTATTTTTAGCATTTTTATTTGTACTTGCAATTCCTACAACAGCACTTGCAAGTACTTTAGATGAGGTTAGAGAACTTATAAAGAGCTATTATATTTATGATGTGGATGAAAGTGTATATAAACAAAAAGACATAAGTAGTACTTTAGAAAAGTTAAATGACATATACTCAACTTATATGACAAAGGAGCAATATGACAGCTTTACTGGAAATATAGATATGAAGTATGAAGGTGTTGGACTTTTACTTTCCCCTACAGAAAACTATATGTTAGTTGCAGGAGTTATACCTGACTCTTCTGCGGAAAAAGAAGGGGTAAAGGCAAATGATGTAATTGTTGAGGTAAATGGGCATAAAATAGGTAAGGACAATTTAATTGATGCTTATATATATCTAAAAGGTGAAGTAGGATCTTATATTAATATAGTTGTAAAGAGAAAGGAAGAGCTTTTAAGTTTTAAGCTTCAGATAAAGGAGATAACCCTTCCAACAGTTACTTCAAAAACCATGGAGAGAGACATTGGATATATAAACATAAATAGCTTTGGAGAAGATACGGAAAAGGAATTTAAAGATAAGCTTTATTCAATGAAGGATAAGGCCAAAGGCTTTATAATTGATCTTAGAAATAACGGTGGAGGATATATGACCTCGGCTATAAATATAGCTGGGTATTTTATTGGAGACAGTCCTTCTATAACAGTTAAAAACAAACAAGGGTACTCAGAATCTTATAACTCTGATAAGAAAGAGTACACTATAGATAAACCTGTGGTGTTTTTAATAAATGAGGGAACTGCAAGCGCCTCAGAAATACTATCAGCTGCTGTTAAAGATTATGGAAAAGCTTTCTTTATTGGTAATAACAGTTATGGCAAGGGAGTTGCTCAAAGTTTATTTAAATTATCTGATGGAAGTTATTTAAAGCTAACTACCTTAAAATTTACCTCCCCTTATGGAAATGAAATAAATAAAGTGGGTATAAAGCCTAATATAACTTGCAAAGATGTAGATGAAAACCTAATGGATTTAGCCCAGTCAATACTTTCAGAGGCTGATTTTAAACTTGACATGGCTGCTTTTAAGAAAAACGTAAAGGTGAGATTTAATATGGAGCTAGATGATAGTAGCTTTAAAGATAATGTTAAACTAATTGATTGTACTACCGGTGAATATTTGAATTTTAAAATGGAAAAATCAAAAGAAGATGAAAAGGAACTTTTAGTGACTCCAAAAGATGGGTTTATAGTTAATAGAAAATATGTTTTGTTTTTAGGAACAGGAGTAAAATCTAAAACTGGAGCTAAACTAAAAAACAGACAAATTATAAAATTAAATGTAAATAAGTAG
- a CDS encoding cell wall-binding repeat-containing protein codes for MMTLYSPVVKAEKLRFNGADRIETAIKVGDNYFKNGTSYAVLAGANNENLIDSLIAAPLAKAYDAPIVNHFKGNDVDKTILNKLKSWKVKTIFLASGYKVFSKTFENKLKAEGFNVVRLGDDDPEKTSLNIAKKLEEKQGKISKACIVSSDQGHLVDSLSISPIACMENMPILLSNKSKLSKPVKEYILSKKLSNVYAIGGNTILSDNVLKEANAKRIFGKDRYDTNIKIIEEFKKNLEFKKVFISSGRNANIVDALSGSVASSKESSPIILVGDSVQNVTKDFIKGNVNKEAEVYVFGGEGAVTSSVADEVELIKNGEEDGILKVKEISLIENNSLLVKLNTSLNNLSKYNFVLKNSSGEKLSIASAFKAPFDKTSKTAVVNLKDVVTAGKVYTLNNMEFKGENIKSKKPGITSMESVDFNKVEINFSKNIDIKDLLLKFKDSNGQELKVKDVSYSEENPNTLEVTTEDQLKDVTYSSSIKGAKDFIGNFMEEDTKKTFKGIGKDTSTPFEVKEAKALNPRNVLISFNSIVDKDTLNNLKNFTLTELHSSKCINIKEARIGRKSDGDFKSSKDAKRSVILTLEEPLEDSTMYTVISKSVKNTAGTLIDAKKESADFIGIGPFTTKMDINEEGNNITSINSNRVRVEFKRHIQKETLLSSNFKIVDVYSKEDIPVKSVKIINDRTIDLETYDMKEKLYKLQFNNIKDVDENEFDSKKSSKIFKGTSKSSDIAAIESAKLLDDKTSLILTFDNVLGDNAEELTNYYINNGIGNPIKAQRVIGDSKSIKLTIPLTVNKLSYEVTVSNLQNLDGKTLDEKLYKSFIGSGKEISELGASKVEALDKNTLRIYFDFPVTSKLIDGENRIWNSNTNTLNSNAITIIGKNSVDLNQYYNNYVYKDKENENALIVRSDNLNLSKDNANSNNKFELVLKGSKRLQFNYNDESMKEISVENVEAINKETIRVYFNQPTEIEKGAELGRITNNVEDANRALVGGYGGLSYYKSLKNPTPVGGSYKIYDFKVTPGYLDITDNYLVINPYLNNSSVNGIHDYTENEKAGFVTMKDDNKSNYGIQQMYKFYGTTKTTEDIRKASLKMKDSRTIEIIFPEAMNFVEGE; via the coding sequence ATGATGACTTTATACTCTCCAGTTGTTAAGGCTGAGAAGCTTAGATTTAATGGAGCAGATAGAATAGAAACTGCAATTAAAGTAGGGGATAATTATTTTAAAAATGGAACTTCCTACGCAGTACTAGCAGGAGCAAATAATGAAAATTTAATAGATTCCCTAATAGCAGCTCCTTTAGCTAAGGCTTATGATGCACCCATAGTAAACCATTTTAAAGGAAATGATGTGGACAAGACTATTTTAAATAAACTTAAAAGCTGGAAGGTAAAGACTATATTTCTAGCCAGTGGTTATAAGGTATTTTCTAAAACTTTTGAGAATAAATTAAAGGCTGAAGGTTTTAATGTGGTAAGACTTGGAGATGATGATCCGGAAAAAACTTCATTAAATATCGCAAAAAAACTTGAGGAAAAGCAAGGAAAAATATCAAAGGCTTGTATTGTTTCAAGTGACCAAGGGCATTTAGTAGATTCTTTGTCAATATCTCCTATAGCTTGCATGGAAAATATGCCGATTTTACTTTCAAATAAAAGTAAATTATCAAAGCCTGTTAAAGAATATATATTAAGCAAAAAATTATCTAATGTATATGCTATAGGTGGAAACACTATTTTAAGTGATAATGTTTTAAAAGAAGCTAATGCAAAAAGAATATTTGGTAAAGATAGATATGATACAAATATAAAGATAATAGAGGAGTTTAAAAAGAATTTAGAATTTAAGAAGGTTTTTATATCCTCAGGTAGAAACGCAAATATTGTAGATGCTCTTTCAGGTTCAGTAGCGTCGTCTAAAGAATCTTCACCTATTATATTAGTAGGGGATAGCGTACAAAATGTAACTAAAGACTTTATAAAAGGCAATGTAAATAAAGAGGCTGAGGTTTATGTTTTTGGAGGAGAAGGTGCTGTAACAAGCAGTGTAGCCGATGAAGTTGAACTCATTAAAAACGGTGAGGAGGATGGAATATTAAAGGTTAAGGAAATAAGCTTAATTGAAAATAATTCCTTACTTGTTAAACTAAACACTTCTTTAAATAATTTATCAAAATATAATTTTGTTCTTAAAAATTCCTCAGGAGAAAAATTAAGCATTGCAAGTGCTTTTAAGGCTCCTTTTGATAAAACTTCAAAAACTGCTGTTGTAAATTTAAAAGATGTCGTAACAGCCGGCAAGGTGTATACCCTCAATAACATGGAGTTTAAAGGAGAGAATATAAAAAGTAAAAAACCTGGTATAACTTCAATGGAGTCTGTAGATTTTAATAAAGTAGAGATTAATTTCTCAAAAAATATAGATATAAAAGATTTATTGCTAAAGTTTAAGGATAGTAATGGACAGGAATTAAAGGTTAAAGATGTGAGTTACAGTGAGGAAAACCCTAACACTTTAGAGGTTACAACAGAGGATCAGCTAAAAGATGTAACTTACTCATCTTCTATAAAAGGGGCCAAGGATTTTATAGGAAACTTTATGGAGGAAGACACTAAGAAAACTTTTAAGGGTATAGGAAAAGATACATCCACTCCTTTTGAAGTTAAGGAAGCAAAGGCTTTAAACCCTAGAAATGTACTTATTTCCTTTAATTCTATTGTGGACAAGGATACTTTAAATAACTTAAAGAATTTTACCTTAACAGAGCTTCATAGCAGTAAATGTATTAATATAAAAGAAGCGAGAATTGGAAGAAAATCCGATGGAGATTTTAAGTCTTCTAAAGATGCAAAAAGATCTGTTATCCTAACTTTAGAAGAACCTCTTGAAGATAGTACTATGTACACTGTAATCTCAAAGAGTGTAAAAAACACTGCAGGAACTTTAATTGATGCAAAAAAGGAAAGTGCAGATTTTATTGGAATTGGACCTTTTACAACTAAGATGGATATTAATGAAGAGGGAAATAATATAACTTCTATAAATAGTAATAGAGTAAGGGTTGAGTTTAAAAGGCATATACAAAAAGAAACTCTACTAAGCTCAAATTTTAAGATTGTAGATGTTTATTCAAAGGAAGATATTCCGGTTAAATCAGTTAAGATAATAAATGATAGAACAATAGATCTTGAAACTTATGATATGAAAGAGAAGTTATATAAGCTTCAGTTTAATAATATAAAAGATGTAGATGAAAATGAATTTGATTCTAAAAAATCTTCAAAGATATTTAAGGGAACAAGTAAATCTTCTGATATTGCAGCTATTGAAAGTGCGAAGCTTTTAGATGACAAAACCTCGCTTATACTTACCTTTGACAATGTTTTAGGTGATAATGCAGAGGAGCTTACCAATTACTATATAAATAATGGAATTGGAAATCCTATAAAGGCTCAAAGAGTAATAGGAGATTCTAAAAGCATAAAATTAACTATACCTTTAACTGTAAACAAGCTTTCTTATGAGGTTACCGTTAGTAATTTACAGAACTTAGATGGTAAGACCTTAGATGAAAAACTTTATAAAAGTTTTATAGGAAGTGGCAAGGAAATATCAGAGTTAGGGGCTTCAAAAGTAGAGGCTCTTGACAAAAACACTTTAAGGATTTATTTTGATTTTCCTGTAACAAGTAAGCTAATTGACGGAGAAAATAGAATATGGAATAGTAATACTAACACTTTAAATTCAAATGCTATAACTATAATTGGAAAAAATAGTGTGGATTTAAATCAGTATTATAACAATTACGTATATAAGGATAAAGAAAATGAAAATGCTTTAATTGTAAGAAGTGACAATTTGAATTTAAGTAAGGATAATGCAAATTCTAATAACAAATTTGAGCTTGTTTTAAAAGGCTCAAAACGTCTCCAGTTTAACTATAATGATGAGTCTATGAAGGAAATTTCTGTAGAAAATGTTGAAGCTATAAATAAAGAAACTATAAGGGTTTATTTTAATCAGCCTACAGAAATAGAAAAAGGTGCAGAGCTTGGAAGAATTACAAATAATGTAGAAGACGCAAATAGGGCCCTAGTTGGTGGATATGGTGGATTAAGTTATTATAAATCCTTAAAAAACCCAACACCAGTAGGTGGAAGTTACAAGATTTATGATTTTAAAGTAACTCCAGGGTATTTAGACATAACAGATAATTACTTAGTTATTAACCCTTATTTAAATAATTCAAGTGTAAATGGAATTCATGATTATACTGAAAATGAAAAAGCTGGATTTGTAACTATGAAGGATGATAATAAATCTAATTATGGCATTCAACAGATGTATAAGTTCTATGGAACCACTAAGACTACAGAGGATATAAGAAAAGCCTCTTTGAAGATGAAAGATTCTAGAACTATTGAGATTATTTTTCCAGAGGCTATGAACTTTGTTGAGGGGGAGTAA
- a CDS encoding sensor histidine kinase: MKFKNKTSLLMLLILLQNVVVMFFTNNVLMSYNNIKPVNFKYPLTLPLIVDILGISSIICVVFIIDFVKKERRIKNELNSSKEIIDALKGQKHDFQNHLSIISGLIQLGKSEKALDYTFNICGKTNEIFSISKISNTEVAALLYKKHAIAESKGITVELDIDSFLDNVKIDSIDLCKILFNLIDNAIEGLQNCSEDKKILSIATAEVGDTYSIAISNSFPILSKSVYSKLFEIGYSTKKGNNHGHGLPIVKHLVEKNKGNLTVESYEGVGTIFTVFLPKNVL; encoded by the coding sequence ATGAAATTTAAAAATAAAACTTCTTTACTAATGCTTCTTATTTTACTTCAAAATGTAGTGGTTATGTTTTTTACAAATAATGTATTAATGTCTTATAATAATATAAAACCTGTTAATTTCAAATACCCTTTAACCCTTCCTTTAATTGTGGATATTTTGGGTATAAGTTCTATTATATGTGTAGTTTTTATAATAGATTTCGTAAAAAAAGAACGTAGGATAAAAAACGAGCTAAATAGTTCAAAAGAAATTATAGATGCCCTAAAGGGTCAAAAACATGATTTTCAAAATCACCTTAGCATAATCTCCGGTTTAATTCAGCTTGGAAAGTCTGAAAAGGCCTTAGACTATACTTTTAACATTTGCGGAAAAACCAATGAAATCTTCTCAATATCAAAAATATCAAATACTGAAGTTGCAGCTCTATTATATAAAAAACATGCCATTGCAGAAAGCAAAGGCATAACCGTTGAGCTTGACATAGATTCTTTTTTAGATAATGTAAAAATCGATTCCATTGATCTTTGCAAGATATTATTTAATTTAATCGACAACGCCATAGAGGGACTTCAAAACTGTAGTGAAGATAAAAAAATATTATCCATAGCTACTGCTGAAGTAGGAGATACTTATAGCATAGCCATATCGAATTCCTTTCCTATACTTTCCAAAAGCGTTTACAGCAAACTATTTGAAATTGGATATTCTACAAAAAAAGGCAACAACCACGGACACGGACTTCCTATAGTAAAACACTTAGTTGAAAAAAACAAAGGCAATTTAACAGTGGAAAGTTATGAAGGTGTAGGTACAATTTTCACTGTTTTTTTGCCCAAAAATGTATTATAG
- a CDS encoding VanZ family protein, translated as MNKSRKIIIIVAMIFCIFWMGFIFFNSSNNGKTSNNKSHWVLRSIKTKYREINIGKYINNIFKGSLKDKVEDKIKKGDNANVYLRKAAHVFEYFALSLIITLILFLLKLKILDRMVYSLFICLLYAVFDEFHQYFVGGRSSSVLDVIIDFSGAIIGAALTNIIIVVINFVKNK; from the coding sequence ATGAATAAATCGAGAAAAATTATTATAATTGTGGCTATGATTTTTTGTATATTCTGGATGGGGTTTATATTTTTTAATTCCTCTAATAATGGTAAAACATCGAATAATAAAAGTCATTGGGTGCTAAGGAGCATAAAAACTAAATATAGAGAAATTAATATTGGAAAATATATAAATAATATTTTTAAAGGAAGCCTTAAGGATAAAGTTGAAGATAAAATTAAAAAGGGAGATAATGCAAATGTGTATTTAAGAAAAGCCGCTCACGTCTTTGAGTATTTTGCACTTTCTTTAATTATTACTCTTATACTTTTTCTACTTAAGCTTAAAATATTAGACAGGATGGTTTATAGCCTTTTTATATGCCTTTTGTATGCAGTTTTTGATGAGTTCCACCAGTATTTTGTAGGGGGAAGAAGTAGCTCTGTTTTAGATGTAATTATAGATTTTTCAGGGGCTATTATAGGTGCTGCTTTGACGAATATTATAATAGTTGTAATTAATTTTGTAAAAAATAAATAA
- a CDS encoding YIP1 family protein, producing MTFCKNCGAPLKEGDKFCGECGAVIEDKSSVSKNTSNKETIELLQNLFNYSKKILAKPITTTSNESKYLTNAMSMYLLAIISIISGIIDLLSVKSIITNVNGLWSTMNFKLSYLFEELCYSPFNNEIPYAKFFFGFTLYFLLSSVALILACHLIINYIFKVNTDLFDSVKITASSLIPFILGKLLCSLLSYISITLGFIGIFIGIILFILSFYKGIVKALKIEENKAAFMVPICLVISFLCDYVLIKFFINLLTH from the coding sequence TTGACATTTTGTAAAAATTGCGGAGCACCTCTAAAGGAAGGAGATAAATTCTGCGGGGAATGTGGTGCTGTTATAGAAGATAAATCTTCTGTATCTAAAAATACCTCTAATAAAGAAACTATAGAACTTTTGCAAAATCTTTTTAACTACTCGAAAAAGATTTTAGCAAAACCAATTACAACAACTTCAAATGAAAGTAAATATCTAACTAATGCTATGTCTATGTATTTACTTGCAATTATATCCATTATAAGTGGCATTATAGATTTATTATCTGTAAAATCTATAATTACAAATGTAAATGGACTATGGAGTACTATGAATTTCAAACTTTCATACCTATTTGAAGAACTTTGCTACTCTCCATTTAATAATGAAATACCTTATGCTAAATTCTTCTTTGGTTTTACTTTATATTTTTTATTAAGTTCAGTTGCTCTAATTTTAGCCTGCCACCTAATAATTAATTACATATTTAAAGTAAACACTGATTTATTTGATTCTGTTAAAATTACTGCATCTTCATTAATTCCTTTTATTTTAGGAAAACTACTTTGCTCATTACTAAGTTACATAAGCATTACTTTAGGATTTATAGGTATATTTATAGGTATTATATTATTCATATTATCTTTTTATAAAGGAATAGTAAAAGCTCTAAAAATCGAAGAAAACAAAGCAGCATTTATGGTACCAATTTGCCTTGTTATAAGCTTCTTATGTGATTATGTTTTAATTAAATTCTTTATAAACCTATTAACACACTGA
- a CDS encoding zinc-ribbon domain-containing protein, which yields MKYCTNCGTKLEDKENTCPNCGKETKIEAPLKKDYIDSSNKSLKPLDTDISIPDSREVKSQIHINKKYLF from the coding sequence ATGAAATATTGCACCAATTGCGGAACTAAACTTGAAGATAAAGAAAATACCTGCCCTAATTGCGGCAAGGAAACAAAAATAGAGGCTCCTTTAAAAAAGGATTATATTGATTCTTCAAATAAATCCCTAAAACCACTTGATACAGATATTAGTATTCCTGATTCAAGAGAAGTTAAAAGTCAGATACACATAAACAAAAAATACTTATTTTAG
- a CDS encoding zinc ribbon domain-containing protein gives MALILVFSGVFYKVGTSLYNPEKIVTKFEKSINSDDTEGVISLLSCSDSNLPMNKENIKTLSNYFKENPSYFNKVMNTLRTQSQEIALSKDKVFKETFKGNDQKSILNFKSNGKKLLFFNDYTLNLNPDFINISVKCKDAKIYLNGKEICESTKNDFKKEIGPLMPGKYKLTANYKGKYANLNDLKEIDTEKDKNEENKVSVDLLENAKYITISCSSGYEDALLFINGKNTGINISKASEFGPVDKNSRLYGLKRSNDKTYKSEEVTVADSDTAYLDFSYAEDAYYNVQEQLSCLIDNYTYAFAEAINYNDFSLVEPYIYPGSTLYKGQSKLVPTLSEKGIIETCINSKVLDYTCNDDKTEGTIKETEEYSITEKEDTKIRFITTSITINLILIWEPISLLM, from the coding sequence GTGGCTTTAATATTAGTTTTTTCAGGAGTTTTCTACAAAGTAGGTACATCTTTATATAACCCTGAAAAGATAGTAACAAAATTTGAAAAATCTATAAATTCCGATGATACCGAGGGGGTTATTTCACTTCTTAGCTGTAGTGATTCTAATCTTCCTATGAATAAAGAAAACATTAAAACTCTTTCAAATTACTTTAAAGAAAATCCTTCTTATTTTAATAAAGTTATGAACACTTTAAGAACCCAAAGCCAAGAAATAGCCCTTTCAAAGGACAAGGTTTTTAAAGAAACTTTTAAGGGTAATGACCAAAAATCTATTCTTAACTTTAAAAGCAATGGCAAAAAGCTTTTATTTTTTAATGACTACACTTTAAACCTAAATCCAGATTTTATTAATATAAGTGTTAAATGCAAAGATGCTAAAATATATCTAAATGGAAAAGAAATATGTGAAAGCACAAAAAATGATTTTAAAAAGGAAATAGGCCCACTAATGCCTGGAAAATACAAGCTTACAGCTAATTATAAAGGTAAATATGCCAATTTAAATGACTTAAAAGAAATTGATACAGAAAAAGACAAAAACGAGGAAAATAAAGTTAGCGTTGATTTATTAGAAAATGCTAAATACATAACTATAAGTTGCTCTTCTGGTTATGAAGACGCTCTTCTTTTCATAAATGGAAAAAACACAGGCATAAATATATCAAAGGCCTCTGAATTTGGTCCAGTGGATAAAAATTCAAGACTATATGGCTTAAAAAGATCAAATGATAAAACTTATAAAAGCGAAGAGGTAACAGTGGCTGATTCTGATACTGCCTACTTAGATTTCAGCTATGCTGAAGATGCTTATTACAATGTACAAGAACAGCTAAGCTGCCTTATTGATAATTATACTTATGCCTTTGCAGAAGCTATAAATTACAATGACTTTTCATTAGTTGAACCTTATATTTATCCTGGAAGCACTTTATATAAAGGTCAAAGTAAGCTAGTTCCAACCCTTAGCGAAAAAGGGATCATAGAAACTTGTATTAATTCAAAGGTACTAGACTACACTTGTAATGATGATAAAACTGAAGGCACAATAAAAGAAACTGAAGAATACTCTATAACAGAAAAAGAAGACACAAAAATAAGATTTATAACTACATCTATTACTATAAATTTAATCCTAATATGGGAACCTATCAGCTTACTGATGTAA
- a CDS encoding nucleotide sugar dehydrogenase, translating to MNLYKDLLDKKTKLSLVGLGYVGLPIAVAYAEKLDVVGFDINEKKIEAYKSGIDPTKEIGDEGVKNSTVHFTKDETKLRECKFHIVAVPTPTNEDKTPDLRPVEGSSVIVGRNLTKGSIVVYESTVYPGVTEEICVPILERESGLKCGVDFKVAYSPERINPGDKVHRLKNIKKIVSGMDAETLETVAKVYELVIEAGVYRAESIKVAESAKLIENCQRDVMISFVNELSMIFNKMGIDTKAVIDAAGSKWNFIKMNPGLVGGHCIGVDPYYLIHRAKEIGVESKVIASGREINDGMAKYVAENTVKSLIKANKRVKNAKVAVLGITFKEDCPDTRNTKVVDIIKELKEYGVEVLVADPVANKNDIKEEYGLDLVNFEDIKSVDAVVLAVSHSNYREMKIEDFGKLYSKEAVKEAAVTSYVEEKHVFIDVKGIVDKNSVNKDKFVYWRL from the coding sequence ATGAATTTATACAAAGATCTATTAGATAAAAAAACTAAACTATCATTAGTTGGACTTGGATATGTTGGGCTACCAATAGCAGTTGCATATGCTGAAAAACTTGATGTTGTAGGTTTTGATATTAACGAGAAAAAAATTGAAGCTTATAAATCAGGAATTGATCCTACTAAAGAAATAGGAGATGAAGGAGTTAAAAATTCTACAGTTCATTTTACAAAGGATGAAACTAAGCTAAGAGAATGCAAATTCCATATAGTGGCTGTGCCAACTCCTACAAACGAAGACAAAACACCAGATTTAAGACCTGTTGAAGGTTCAAGTGTTATAGTTGGAAGAAACTTAACAAAGGGTTCAATTGTTGTATATGAATCTACAGTTTACCCAGGTGTTACAGAGGAAATCTGTGTTCCAATTCTTGAAAGAGAATCTGGTTTAAAATGTGGAGTAGACTTTAAAGTTGCTTATTCTCCAGAGAGAATCAATCCAGGAGACAAAGTACATAGACTTAAGAACATAAAGAAAATAGTTTCAGGTATGGATGCAGAAACTCTAGAAACAGTTGCAAAAGTTTATGAACTTGTTATAGAGGCTGGAGTTTACAGAGCTGAAAGTATCAAAGTTGCAGAGTCTGCAAAGCTTATTGAAAACTGTCAAAGAGACGTAATGATTTCATTTGTTAATGAATTATCAATGATATTCAACAAAATGGGAATTGATACTAAGGCAGTAATAGATGCAGCAGGTAGCAAATGGAACTTCATAAAAATGAATCCAGGTTTAGTTGGAGGACACTGCATAGGTGTTGACCCATACTATTTAATACATAGAGCAAAAGAAATTGGTGTAGAATCAAAGGTAATAGCTTCAGGTAGAGAAATAAATGACGGTATGGCTAAATATGTAGCTGAAAATACTGTTAAGAGCTTAATAAAAGCTAATAAAAGAGTTAAAAATGCAAAGGTTGCAGTACTTGGAATAACATTTAAAGAGGATTGTCCAGATACAAGAAACACTAAAGTTGTAGACATAATAAAAGAACTAAAAGAATACGGTGTAGAAGTTCTTGTAGCTGATCCTGTTGCAAATAAAAATGACATAAAAGAAGAATATGGTTTAGATTTAGTTAACTTTGAAGATATAAAAAGTGTAGATGCTGTTGTATTAGCTGTATCACACAGTAATTATAGAGAAATGAAGATTGAAGACTTTGGTAAATTATATTCTAAAGAAGCAGTAAAGGAAGCTGCAGTTACTTCTTATGTAGAAGAAAAACATGTATTTATAGATGTTAAAGGAATTGTAGACAAAAACTCAGTTAATAAGGATAAATTTGTTTACTGGAGATTATAG